TACCGGCATCAATGGCGGCAAGCGCCGGGGCAAGGCCAGCGGCCCCCACCATGGCGGCAAGCACCATATCCGAATCTGTCCATTGGGCTGCGGCAATAAAACCTGCTTCACCCCACAGGATTTCAGGGCAGAAACGGCCTGATAGTTTTTTTGAAAGGCGGTCGGCACTCTGTTCGTCCAGCACGGCAACCATATCCGGCATAAACTGTTTTATCTGGACAGTCAAAAGATCAATATTTGTGGCACAGGTCAGACATTTGACAGTGAACTTGTCCGGATGCATACCCACCACTTTAAGGGCTGAGGTACCGATGGAACCTGTGGACCCCAGTATGGTCAGCGACTTCACAGGACAAACACCGTAAAAAAATAAAAGACCGGAATGGCCAGAAGAAGCCCGTCAATTCGGTCGAGCATACCACCGTGGCCCGGCAGAATTTTTCCCGAATCCTTTATATGACCAACCCGTTTCATAGCAGACTCAAACAGGTCACCGATCTGTCCTGCAACGGCAATGCACAACGCGCAGGGTATGCTTTTCAAGGCAAGAAACGCATCCTGAAAAAAAGCCAGATTAAAAACAAAACCGGCCGTCAACGCAACAACCAGCCCCCCAACAGCACCTTCAATGGTTTTATTGGGACTGATGTTAGGTGAAAGTTTATGTTTACCTTTAAATGTTCCAACATACAGTGCGCCCGTATCATTGGCAAAGCAGACAATAAGTAACCAGATCACCCACAAAGCCCCGGCGTTTGCGTTCCGAATAAAAACCAGAAGGGCCAAAGACAAAGGAATATAAACCACACCAAGAACCTGCCGGGCCACCAGGTCAAAAATATGTGGCACAGTAGAAAAACGGGCCAGAACAAACACACAAAGTGCTATCATATTCAGTGCAAGAATAGAAAAAAGGATCGGCCAGGATCCTAAACACGCCCCCATGACCAATGCCGTACAGGCAGAATAGGCGATAAACCGCATGGTTTTGGAAATGCTGCCGGTATCGTTGGCGCAGATGATATCAAAATATTCATGTATTGCAAAAACAGATACCACGGATACCAAGGCGGCAAAGACCAGAATAGATCCTTTGATAATGGCCCAGAGCACAAAGGGGATAAGAACTAATGCCGTGATCCATCGTTTGAAATGCTGCATCATACCTTTCCGAAACGCCGATCCCGCTGCTGATAATCAATTAAAACCTGATAATACTCCTGCCTGGTAAAATCCGGCCAAAGGGTTGGTATAAAGGCAAATTCAGAATATGCAGCCTGCCACATAAGAAAATTAGAAAGTCTAAACTCAGCAGAGGTTCGGATTATAAGGTCCGGGTCCGGCATACCGGCTGTATAAAGGTGTTCAGAAACGGTTTTATCCGTAATCTCTTCGGGATCAAGAGTTCCGGATTTGACTTTGGCGGCAATCTGTTGAACCGCCATGGTAATCTCTTCACGAGCCCCATAGCTGATAGCCAGATTTAAGATCATGGCCGAATTGTTCGATGTGGCAGCCATGGCCTGCTCCGCTCGATCTCGTACATCATCAGGTAGGCGGTATGTTTGACCGATGAAATTAAGCCGTATATCTTTTTTCCTTAATTTTTCGGTTTTATTTTTGAGAAAACGTTTAAGCAGATGCATCAAGGCCTTGACCTCTTCCTTCGGTCTTGCCCAGTTTTCCGTAGAGAATGCATACAAGGTAAGTACCTTAATGCCGATTTCTCTGGAAGCCATGACGATTTCTTCAACGGTTTGCGCCCCCTGCTCATGACCTTTAACCCGGTTCATCAGCCGTTTTTTTGCCCAACGGCCGTTTCCGTCCATAATGCATCCTACATGGGCAGGAATCCTATTTAAATTTAATCCGTCGGGCACCTGAATCGTAGAATCAGACTTCAAGGATCTCTTTTTCCTTATCGGCAAAAATTTCATCCAGTTTCTTGATAGACGCGTCCGTTAGCTCCTGGACCTGTTTTTGGGCCTTAAAACTTTCGTCTTCGGAAATATCTCCCTCTTTTTGCAGATCCTTGAGCATCTCATTGGAATCCCGGCGAATATTTCTAACAGCAACCTTGAACTCCTCACAGGTTTTGGCTACGCTTTTTACGATCTCTTTTCTACGCTCTTCGGTCAACGGCGGAATGGAAATGCGAATCAGTTTACCATCGTTGGAAGGTGTCAGCCCAATATTAGCTTTTAATATGGCCTTTTCCACCTCATTGATTACTGAGGCGTCCCATGGTTTTACGGTAAGCAGGCGACTTTCAGGCACAGATACAGTGGCCATCTGGGGAAGTGGGGTCTGTGTGCCGTAGTAATCGACCCTGACATTGTCAAGCATGGACTGGGAAGCTCTTCCTGTACGCACTTTGCCAAGTTCAGTTTCAAAGGCTTTCTCAGATTTGCCCATGCGGTCTTTGGTTTCTTCAAGCACTTCATTAATCATATTCACACGTCCTCTAATTTGTTATAAATCCGTGTACCGATTTTTCCGCCCGTGGCCGCTTTGTAAATATTATCGGCCGTGTGCAGGTTGAGTACCTGTAAAGGAAGATCATGCTCCATGGCAAGAGATATAGCCGTCATATCCATGACGTGAAGCTGTTTTTCAATCACCCGCATATACGACAGCTTATCAAACATTACAGCATCATCATGAATCTGGGGATCCTTGTCATACACACCATCAACCTGGGTGGCTTTGAAAAGGATCTGGGCACGGACCTCGTTAGCGCGAAGAACAGCTGCCGTGTCCGTTGTAAAGTAAGGGTTTCCGGTACCGGCAGCAAATATAACCACCCGGCCTTTTTCCAGATGGCGAATTGCTCTTCTGCGTATAAAAGGTTCCGCCACCCTGTCCATGCGAATGGCAGACTGAACTCTTGTGGGGATGTCGTGCTTTTCCAAAGCATCACATAACGCCAGACTGTTAATAACAGTGGCCAGCATTCCCATATTGTCAGCAGACGTTCTGTCCATGCCTGCTGAGGACCCGGCTACCCCGCGAAAGATGTTGCCGCCACCCACGACGATTGAAATTTCCATGCCCAGATGAAACACTTTGGCCACTTCACCGGCCACATAGTTTATCATCTCGGGCGTAATGCCAAAGCCCTGATTACCCATCAGGGCTTCGCCACTTAACTTGATCAGAACCCGTTGAAACTCAGGTTTCGTATCCAAGCGCTTATTCTCCTATCTGGAAGCGTGCAAATCTTTTAATTTGAATATTTTCGCCGATTTTCCCGATGGTTTCCTTGAGAACATCTTCTATGGTTTTCTGGGGATCTTTAATGTATTGTTGGCTTAACAGGCAAACTTCTTTGTAGAATTTTTCCACCTTGCCGTCCACGATCTTGTCGATGATATTTTCAGGCTTTCCTTCTTCCAGCATCTGGGCGCGATAGATCTCACGCTCTTTTTCAATAACGGACTGATCCACGTCCTCAGGAACCAGACCTGCCGGATTTGCAGCAGCAATGTGCATGGCAATATCTTTGGCAAAAGCTTCGAAGTCTTCGGTTTTTGCAACAAAATCAGATTCGCAGTTCACTTCAAGCAGCACACCCAGTTTTGCACCTGTATGGATATAGGAGTAAATAATGCCTTCACTGGTGGACCGCCCTGCGCGCTTGGCTGCTTTGGCCAGGCCTTTTTTACGCAGAAGCTCAATTGCCTTATCCATATTCCCGTCCGCTTCGGCCAGGACTTTTTTGCAGTCCATAATCCCCGAACCGGTGGCTTCACGAAGCTCCTTTACCATTTGTGCAGTAATTTCAGCCATTTTGTAAGCTCCTTTTATATCAGATATTTAGAATCTCTATTACTTTTATTTTAAAATAACAATTAAGTTAATTAAATTACGTTCACGTCTTATTTTATTGTGGGGCAACACCCCACAATTTAAAAAGCCGATACAAACCTTTGCCTGCTATTCAGCAGCTGCAGGTTCCTGGGTTTCTGACGTTTCTGCTGCAGCCGTTTTTCTTTTAATTTTTTCGATCACAGGCCCATCGGTACCGTCAGAAACGACCTCTACACCAATTTGTTCACCTGAAGTTTCAGCAGCTTTACCGCCACCGTCTTCCTTGTCGGACTGCGCACGCTGCCGTTCTTCCCAAACCTGACGACCTTCAATTACGGCATCGGCAACCCGGGAGGCAAACAGACGGATAGAACGGATGGCATCATCGTTGCCGGGAATAACATAATCGATATCATCGGGATCACAATTGGTATCTACAACGGCTACAATGGGGATTCCAAGACGTTTTGCTTCTTTTACGGCAATGGACTCATTTTTAGAGTCAATGATAAACAGGGCGGCCGGAAGCTTTTTCATATTGGAAATACCGCCAATGGCAAATTCCAGCTTTGCCTTGTCTTTAAGCATTTTTGCCTGTTCTTTTTTGGGATAATTTTCCAATGTGCCGTCGTTTTCGATGGAATTTAGAAAATGAAAACGGGAAATGTTATTTTTTATGGTCTGAAAGTTGGTCAACATGCCGCCCAGCCAACGATTTTCAACATAATAGCTTTCCGCCCTGTTGGCCTCTTCATAAATGGCTTCGGAAGCCTGTTTTTTCGTTCCCACGAACATCACATCGCCGCCGTTTGCAGCAATATTCTTTATAAAATCATGGGCCTGTCTGTACAGTTTAACGGTCTGCTGAAGATCTATAATGTAAATACCGTTTCTGGCACCAAAAATATACCGTTTCATTTTGGGGTTCCAGCGTTTGGTCTGATGACCGAAATGTACACCTGCTTCCAGTAATTCTTTAATCGTAATGTAAGCCATTTTTTCTCCAGTTATTCAATGGTTTTTAATGTTCATCCGCTTACTTCACCCCTGGAATCGACTTTTCAAAAGCACCGGATTACAGGTCCGCAAGCGTGTGTTATATGTTTGCAAAAGCAAAATCCAAATTTATATATCAAAAAGATCGAAAACAATCAATTTGTTTTTTTGAAAACAGCCACCCGGTGATGCCCGGCAAGATCTTTAACAAAATCCAATTCTGCCAACCAGAAAAGGCCTTGGGCAAGACTTTTGACCATTTTTTTTTGGTCAAATCCGATCTCAAGCACGAGACGCCCGGAAGGTAAAAGCCTGTCACCGGCCTGAACAAGAATAGCCCTGACGGCATCAAGACCATCACCCCCCCCGTCCAATGCCTGCCGAGGCTCATGATCCCGAATCTCCGGCGCCAGAGCTTCGATATCAACACTTGGGATATAAGGCGGATTGGACAAAATCAGATCAAACAGCGGTCGGGGTGTCACCGCTTCAAGCCAATCCCCTCTAAACAAGGACACCGGGGTACGAGCAAATGCGTTAACGTTTGCACGGGCTATCTCCAGCGCATCGCAAGAAAGGTCGTTTCCAAAATAAAGATGGCCATCACAAGCATTGGCAATGGAAACAATCACCGCACCGGACCCAACGCCAAGCTCCATAACCCGAGCCTGCCTGCCGCTCTGGCTCATTTCCGACAACACACCCACAGCCGTTTCAACTAAAGTTTCCGTATCCGGCCTTGGAATGAGAACACCCGGAGCGACCTTGAACTGCTCCCTAAAAAAACCCTTACGCCCCGTGATATACGCCACAGGTTCTCTTGCGACCCTGCGTTGGATCAGCACCTTAAAAGCTGAAAGCTCTTGCTTTTCTAAAGGCCGGTCATGTTGAAGGTAAAGATCAAGACGACGCAGCCCCAAAACTTGAGCCAACAGAATTTCGGCTGTAAGCCTTGGACTATCAACGCTATGCTGTGAAAAATAGGTATCTGTCCAGGAAAGAATGGATTTTATAGTCCAGACATCCACAGATCAACTTCCCCAGGTTAATTTTCTTTTAAAGCCAGAGCCTGATTGTGCGCCCGCAAGGCATCAATAATTTCCTGAATATCGCCTTCCATGATACTATCCAACCGGTAAAGCGTTAAGCCGATACGATGGTCGGTCATCCGCCCCTGGGGGAAATTATAAGTACGAATACGACCCGAGCGGTCACCAGTGCCGACCTGACCTTTCCGATCCGCAGCCCGCTTGGCATCCTCTTCCTGGATTTTAGCATCCAGAAGACGGGACTTGAGAACATTTAGCGCCTTGGCCTTATTTTTATGTTGGGATTTTTCATCCTGACAGGTCGCCACAACACCTGTGGGAATATGAGTGATACGAACAGCGGAATCCGTGGTATTTACGGACTGACCGCCAGGCCCCGAAGAACGGAATACATCCACTTTCAAATCCGCAGGGTTGATATCAATATCCACATCCTCAGCTTCAGGCAACACAGCCACGGTTACCGCAGACGTGTGGACACGCCCCTGGGTTTCGGTTTCAGGAACCCGCTGAACCCGATGAATACCGCTTTCATACTTAAACTGCGAATAAGCACCCTTCCCCTTTATCATGGAAACCACTTCTTTAAAGCCTCCAGATGCTGAATCGTTCTTCTCAATGATTTCAATCTGCCAGCGCTTGGACTCAGCGTATCTTGTGTACATACGAAAAAGGTCTCCGGTAAAAATACCGGCTTCTTCACCGCCGGTGCCGGCTCGAATTTCCAAAATGACATTTTTCTCATCCCTGGGATCTTTGGGCATCAAAAGAACATTTAGCTGCTCATGCAATTGTGCAATTCTGGCTTCAAGCACAGGGATCTCTTCCTTAGCCATCGCCCGGATATCAGCATCGCTATCCTTGAGAAGCTCTTTGGCTTCCTTAAGCTCTTCTTCAGCACCCTCATACTCCCGGAACACAGGCACAATCTTATTCAGCTCACCGTGTTCCTTGAGATACTCCTGGTACTTTTTTTGATCCGCCATGACTGTGGGATCACTTAGCAAATGCTCAATTTTTATGAATCTTTCTTCAATGCCTTTTAATTTTTCAATCATGGTTAAATTATCCCGGATGAAAATTCAAAAAGGGGCCTTTGTTCAAGACCCCTTTTGCATACTTACCGATAAAACAGCTAAACCAGCTTGCTTGCGTCAAACCCTGCATATTTTTTCTTAAAGCGATCAATACGCCCGGCAGAGTCAACCAACTTCTGCTTGCCGGTGAAAAAGGGATGGCACTGGGAGCAAATCTCCACCTTGATGTTCTCTTTTGTGGAACTGATGTCGAATGTTGCGCCACAGGCACATGTTGCTGTTGTTTTTGTGTAGTTCGGATGGATGTCTTTTTTCATCTTACACGTCACTCCTTCATAGCCTTCGTTATAAAAGACCGTAAATGGTGTTTGAACGAAAAGCCCCCGGATATTTCACCTAGGCAACTTTTCGCCCAAACACTTAGGTTTTGCGTTCAAATATTAAATACAAAAAATTCCTTGTTATGAATTCATCATTTCGAGGAACTCTTTATTATCCTTTGTTCCGTCCATTTTTTCAAGCAAAAACTGCATTGCATCCACAGAATTTAAACTTGAAAGCAATTTTCGTAGGATCCAGACCCGATTCAACACTTCAGGGTCAAGAAGTAATTCCTCTTTACGGGTACCGGAACGGTTCATATCAATGGCAGGGAAGACACGCTTGTCTGCCAATTTTCGATCAAGCACAAGTTCCATGTTGCCCGTACCCTTAAATTCTTCAAAAATAACCTCATCCATTCTGGACCCGGTATCAACAAGTGCTGTGGCAATAATTGTCAAACTACCGCCTTCTTCTATATTCCGGGCAGCACCGAAAAAGCGCTTTGGGCGATCCAGAGCGTTTGAATCCACACCACCGGACAGAATTTTTCCCGATGGGGGCATCACGGCATTATAGGCCCTTGCAAGGCGCGTGATACTATCCAACAAAATCACGACATCATGACCCTGCTCCACAATCCTCTTGGCTTTCTCAATAACCATTTCAGCAACCTGCACATGACGCTCGGCTGGTTCATCAAAGGTAGAGGATATCACTTCCGCATTTACGGAACGCGCCATATCCGTCACCTCTTCGGGACGCTCATCAATCAGCAGAATCATGGGAACAATATTTTTGTGGGCCCGGATCATGGAATTGGCAATATTCTGAAGCAGCATCGTCTTACCGGCTTTGGGCGGAGATACGATAAGCCCGCGCTGGCCAAACCCGATAGGAGACATCAAGTCAATAACCCGCATGGAATAGTTATCCGATTCGGCCTCTAAATTCATCTTACGATCCGGATACAGTGGCAACAGATTATCAAACAATATGGTTTCAGCCGCCATCTCAGGATTCATGAAGTTAACGGCTTCCACTTTCAGCAATGCAAAATATCGCTCAGAATCTTTTGGCTGCCGGACCTGGCCGGAAATAGTATCTCCGGTACGCAGGTTAAACCGCCGGATCTGAGAGGGAGACACGTAAATATCGTCGGGCCCCGGCAGATAATTATATCCCGGCGCCCTCAAAAAACCAAATCCATCTGGAAGGATTTCAAGAGTACCTTCACCGTAAATCTGTCCACTTTCTTCAATATTGGCCTGGAGCAGGGCAAAAATCAGTTCCTGCTTCTTAAGGCCGCCAATACCCTGGATATTGTATTTTTTGGCAAGCTTTGTCAGCTCACTGATTTTCATCTGATTGAGTTCTACAAGATTCATGCAATCTCCTGGTCTGATCCATCCGTTTGGTTAAAAGTGTATGAATTCACAATGCAATTTTTTATTGGGGATGCCTTTTTGACAATCTGGAGGCCTATCGGCCTTGCGGAAAAAAAGGACAGATAATGTGAAAATTCAGTAGTTAGTAATTTTTATTAAGATATTAATCTTTTTTTGTCAAGCGCTGATTGACAAGTTTTTTGTACAAATCATTCACTGCTCTGAAAACAGCTTTCGGTTCGCCTGTATTTTCAATGACACAATCCGCCTTTTTGACCTTTTCAGACTGGGGCATCTGGATGGCTAAAAGCTTTTGGGCACTTTCTTTATCCACACCGTCCCGGCAGGAAATTCGGTCAACGAGCATACTGTCCGAAGCCGTCACCACCACGACGGCATCGAAGAGATTTTCCATGCCGAGCTCGAACAAAAGAGGCACCTCAACAGCACAAGATTTTTGCTTTACATGAACAGCGTCATTCATCAGTCTAACGGTTTCACTAATAATGATAGGGTGCAGAATGGATTCGAGTTTTTCCCGACTGCCTTTTGTGGTTAAAATCATACGTCGCAGGGCCGAACGATCCAACGCGCGGTCCGGGCCTACAATTTGGGGGCCAAAGGACTTAACCACTTGGTCATACGCAGCCCTACCCGGCGCCACCACCTGCCGTGCAATTTCATCACAATCCAAAGTTTCCAGGCCGATACGCCGGAATCCTTCACACACAAGACTTTTTCCAGAACCTGCAGATCCGGTGACACCGATTTTAAGCATTATTCCCCGATAGTTTTATTAAATTGTATTTCCCCTTCAATTCCCAGCGTTTATCTAATTTGACTTATAATATACTCCTGTGATATTTATCAAGCCCGTCAAATCGACAATTAACCTTGATTTTAATTTTAAAGGGGAACATACGTGGAAAGAACTTTATCCATTATCAAGCCTGATGGTGTAGAAAAAAACGTCATCGGCGAAGTTATCAAACGCTTTGAAACCAACGGCATCAAAATTGCGGCTATGAAAATGATCCATCTGAGCAAACCCCAGGCCCAGGGGTTCTATGCGGTTCACAAGGAACGTCCGTTTTTCGACAGCCTGACTGATTTCATGACATCGGGCCCCATTGTTGTCATGGTATTGGAAGGCGAAGATGTTATCGCAAAAAATAGAAAACTGATGGGTGCCACAAATTTCAAAGAAGCAGAAGAAGGCACCATCCGCAAAGAATATGCCACAGACATTGAAAAAAACGTTGTCCATGGCTCCGATGCCCCGGAAACTGCTGCTTTTGAAATTGGATATTTTTTCAATGACCTGGAGCTGCACGCCCGATAGCACCGTTCGAAAACGTCATTCCCGGCCGCCCATTGACGCCGGGAATGATCCATATTTATTGCTACACGCCGGACGCAGGGACATAACCCTCCAAATCAAGAGAGACGAAATGAAATCCCGCACGTTTAAGCGTTCGTACTATTTCCTGCCTTATATTCGCTTCCACAAGGCGTTGTAACTCACAAGGCTCTGCTTCAATTCGGGCTGTAGTCCCATGGCACCGAACCCGAACCTGGTCAAACCCCAACATATGAAGGCACGTTTCTGCCAACTCCACCTTTACAAGTTTTTCTTTGGTAATGATTTCTCCTGTGGGTATACGGGTGGCCAGGCAGGATTGGGCAGGCAAATTCCAGGTCTCAAGCCCCAATATTTTTGAAAATGCACGGATTTTCGGTTTTGAAAACCCCGCTTCCACCAAAGGAGCCTTAAACCCCAGCTCCCGGGCCGCATCCATGCCAGGTCGAACTTCCTTTAAATCGTCCACATTTGCGCCGTGCCAAAAAGTATGAATCCCGTGTTTTTTTGCCACCGCCATAACTTTGGAGAATAAAGACAATTTACAAAAATAACAGCGCCTGTCGGTATTTTGAGCAACCCGGGTCTCCTCCAGAATGTTTGAGGAAACAAAAATGGGGGTTATTCTCAAACATTGCCCCAAACGAGTCACCCTATCTTTTTCTGTCGCTGTAAAAAAATCAGAAATAATAGCGACAGGCAACACTGATTTAACCCCAGCAATCAATGCCGCCGCAAGCAGAAATGCTGAATCGGCACCACCCGAAAATGCAATCGCCACCCCAGAAGTACCTCTTAACAAATCAATAAGATGGGAAAATTCTTTGTTTTTAACTGCCAACCCTTTTCCTAAATCTCTCCAATTAGCCATATTGTTGTTCTTAAACTTTAATTAGTTAAAAAATTTGTTCTTAAGTCAGCACATTAGACTCAGATAGCCCCTCATTTTTTCATATAAATTGACCAAAGTGAAAACAATAGCCCAATTCAATCTTAACTTTCAACGAATATTTTCTTGACTTCGATCATATCTTTAGTGTATATACCCTGACGTTGTTCATCTGCTGGCTGATCGTCCAACGGCAGGACTACGGACTCTGACTCCGTCAATCTAGGTTCGAATCCTAGTCAGCCAGCCACTGAATATAGAGGCTTTTAAGATTTTTCTTGAAAGCCTTTTTTGCGTCCTGGTTATTTTATTCCAGGCAGGCACTGTGTTCCCTTCCCTTTGTCCTTGTTTAAGCAGATACTTGTCATGGATCAGATCTGCCAGCCGCTTCTTGATTTTGTTTCGGTTAGCCTTGGAGATAGAGGCGATCTCAGAATCAGATAATTCGTCGTAGTCCTTTACTATTTCAAGACTCTGTAAAGAGAGCTTGGGCGGTGTTGCAAAAACATACACCTTTTCAAGTTCACACGACAATACTTCTTTTTGGGCACCCAAAGCGTTTAGGCACATGACACACTGACTATACAGTTTATTGATCAGTTCACGAAATCCCTGGCTTATCTGAGTAGATGGTTTCCCTGTTCGCTGGAAATACCATCTGGCTTCACTCACCTTTTTGCTATTATGGCCGTTAGAGACTCCAATGACAGAACCTGCATCCCTCCTGTGCGACTTTTTTTGATGTCAAAGCAGTTTCAGGGCACTTGTTTATAGAGCGATATTTGTTTATATAATGAACAAATTTAATTTATATACGAAAGCAAATCAACCGTGATAAACATCCAGCCATCTGATTTAATTGGAACCGGCGTACACCGAAAGTGCTATATTCATCCGGAAAACGCTGATCAATGTATCAAAATTGTTTACAGAGGTGGGCAGGCCGAAACCATTCGGGAACAAAAATATTATCGATATTTATCCCAAAAAGGTATTTCCTGGGAAATGTTGGCTCAATTTCATGGTAACATTGAAACAAATTTTGGAGCAGGTGCTGTTTTTGATCTCGTAAGAGATTATGACAGCAGTATTTCTAAAACACTCGATACATATTTTAACCTAACCGATGAGACAAGCGTATCGTATTCAAATGTGATCCAATGCCTTTATGAACTTAAGCATTACCTTTTAGAATACAATATAATAACAATGGCGTTCAAACCCAAAAACATCCTCTATAA
This window of the uncultured Desulfobacter sp. genome carries:
- a CDS encoding phosphatidate cytidylyltransferase, which encodes MMQHFKRWITALVLIPFVLWAIIKGSILVFAALVSVVSVFAIHEYFDIICANDTGSISKTMRFIAYSACTALVMGACLGSWPILFSILALNMIALCVFVLARFSTVPHIFDLVARQVLGVVYIPLSLALLVFIRNANAGALWVIWLLIVCFANDTGALYVGTFKGKHKLSPNISPNKTIEGAVGGLVVALTAGFVFNLAFFQDAFLALKSIPCALCIAVAGQIGDLFESAMKRVGHIKDSGKILPGHGGMLDRIDGLLLAIPVFYFFTVFVL
- a CDS encoding isoprenyl transferase, translated to MKSDSTIQVPDGLNLNRIPAHVGCIMDGNGRWAKKRLMNRVKGHEQGAQTVEEIVMASREIGIKVLTLYAFSTENWARPKEEVKALMHLLKRFLKNKTEKLRKKDIRLNFIGQTYRLPDDVRDRAEQAMAATSNNSAMILNLAISYGAREEITMAVQQIAAKVKSGTLDPEEITDKTVSEHLYTAGMPDPDLIIRTSAEFRLSNFLMWQAAYSEFAFIPTLWPDFTRQEYYQVLIDYQQRDRRFGKV
- the frr gene encoding ribosome recycling factor; translation: MINEVLEETKDRMGKSEKAFETELGKVRTGRASQSMLDNVRVDYYGTQTPLPQMATVSVPESRLLTVKPWDASVINEVEKAILKANIGLTPSNDGKLIRISIPPLTEERRKEIVKSVAKTCEEFKVAVRNIRRDSNEMLKDLQKEGDISEDESFKAQKQVQELTDASIKKLDEIFADKEKEILEV
- the pyrH gene encoding UMP kinase, which encodes MDTKPEFQRVLIKLSGEALMGNQGFGITPEMINYVAGEVAKVFHLGMEISIVVGGGNIFRGVAGSSAGMDRTSADNMGMLATVINSLALCDALEKHDIPTRVQSAIRMDRVAEPFIRRRAIRHLEKGRVVIFAAGTGNPYFTTDTAAVLRANEVRAQILFKATQVDGVYDKDPQIHDDAVMFDKLSYMRVIEKQLHVMDMTAISLAMEHDLPLQVLNLHTADNIYKAATGGKIGTRIYNKLEDV
- the tsf gene encoding translation elongation factor Ts, whose amino-acid sequence is MAEITAQMVKELREATGSGIMDCKKVLAEADGNMDKAIELLRKKGLAKAAKRAGRSTSEGIIYSYIHTGAKLGVLLEVNCESDFVAKTEDFEAFAKDIAMHIAAANPAGLVPEDVDQSVIEKEREIYRAQMLEEGKPENIIDKIVDGKVEKFYKEVCLLSQQYIKDPQKTIEDVLKETIGKIGENIQIKRFARFQIGE
- the rpsB gene encoding 30S ribosomal protein S2; protein product: MAYITIKELLEAGVHFGHQTKRWNPKMKRYIFGARNGIYIIDLQQTVKLYRQAHDFIKNIAANGGDVMFVGTKKQASEAIYEEANRAESYYVENRWLGGMLTNFQTIKNNISRFHFLNSIENDGTLENYPKKEQAKMLKDKAKLEFAIGGISNMKKLPAALFIIDSKNESIAVKEAKRLGIPIVAVVDTNCDPDDIDYVIPGNDDAIRSIRLFASRVADAVIEGRQVWEERQRAQSDKEDGGGKAAETSGEQIGVEVVSDGTDGPVIEKIKRKTAAAETSETQEPAAAE
- the prmC gene encoding peptide chain release factor N(5)-glutamine methyltransferase, with protein sequence MDVWTIKSILSWTDTYFSQHSVDSPRLTAEILLAQVLGLRRLDLYLQHDRPLEKQELSAFKVLIQRRVAREPVAYITGRKGFFREQFKVAPGVLIPRPDTETLVETAVGVLSEMSQSGRQARVMELGVGSGAVIVSIANACDGHLYFGNDLSCDALEIARANVNAFARTPVSLFRGDWLEAVTPRPLFDLILSNPPYIPSVDIEALAPEIRDHEPRQALDGGGDGLDAVRAILVQAGDRLLPSGRLVLEIGFDQKKMVKSLAQGLFWLAELDFVKDLAGHHRVAVFKKTN
- the prfA gene encoding peptide chain release factor 1; translated protein: MIEKLKGIEERFIKIEHLLSDPTVMADQKKYQEYLKEHGELNKIVPVFREYEGAEEELKEAKELLKDSDADIRAMAKEEIPVLEARIAQLHEQLNVLLMPKDPRDEKNVILEIRAGTGGEEAGIFTGDLFRMYTRYAESKRWQIEIIEKNDSASGGFKEVVSMIKGKGAYSQFKYESGIHRVQRVPETETQGRVHTSAVTVAVLPEAEDVDIDINPADLKVDVFRSSGPGGQSVNTTDSAVRITHIPTGVVATCQDEKSQHKNKAKALNVLKSRLLDAKIQEEDAKRAADRKGQVGTGDRSGRIRTYNFPQGRMTDHRIGLTLYRLDSIMEGDIQEIIDALRAHNQALALKEN
- the rpmE gene encoding 50S ribosomal protein L31, which gives rise to MKKDIHPNYTKTTATCACGATFDISSTKENIKVEICSQCHPFFTGKQKLVDSAGRIDRFKKKYAGFDASKLV
- the rho gene encoding transcription termination factor Rho; amino-acid sequence: MNLVELNQMKISELTKLAKKYNIQGIGGLKKQELIFALLQANIEESGQIYGEGTLEILPDGFGFLRAPGYNYLPGPDDIYVSPSQIRRFNLRTGDTISGQVRQPKDSERYFALLKVEAVNFMNPEMAAETILFDNLLPLYPDRKMNLEAESDNYSMRVIDLMSPIGFGQRGLIVSPPKAGKTMLLQNIANSMIRAHKNIVPMILLIDERPEEVTDMARSVNAEVISSTFDEPAERHVQVAEMVIEKAKRIVEQGHDVVILLDSITRLARAYNAVMPPSGKILSGGVDSNALDRPKRFFGAARNIEEGGSLTIIATALVDTGSRMDEVIFEEFKGTGNMELVLDRKLADKRVFPAIDMNRSGTRKEELLLDPEVLNRVWILRKLLSSLNSVDAMQFLLEKMDGTKDNKEFLEMMNS
- the coaE gene encoding dephospho-CoA kinase (Dephospho-CoA kinase (CoaE) performs the final step in coenzyme A biosynthesis.) → MLKIGVTGSAGSGKSLVCEGFRRIGLETLDCDEIARQVVAPGRAAYDQVVKSFGPQIVGPDRALDRSALRRMILTTKGSREKLESILHPIIISETVRLMNDAVHVKQKSCAVEVPLLFELGMENLFDAVVVVTASDSMLVDRISCRDGVDKESAQKLLAIQMPQSEKVKKADCVIENTGEPKAVFRAVNDLYKKLVNQRLTKKD
- the ndk gene encoding nucleoside-diphosphate kinase, yielding MERTLSIIKPDGVEKNVIGEVIKRFETNGIKIAAMKMIHLSKPQAQGFYAVHKERPFFDSLTDFMTSGPIVVMVLEGEDVIAKNRKLMGATNFKEAEEGTIRKEYATDIEKNVVHGSDAPETAAFEIGYFFNDLELHAR